The region CTGACCGCCAGCACACCCGACAGCAGAATCTTGCGTAGCGGCGCCGAAGTCAACATCGCCGCGTATTTGTTCCCCCTCATGACCCATCCCCTTTTCTTTCTAATTTGGCGTCGCTACGATCCCCCCAAATCGGATCGTCAGCTTTAATTGGCACTTTTCGGCAAAATAACCCTATCTGTTCTGGATTGGTCATTTCCTCCCCGTTTCTGTCAGGAAGCGGCGGCATTCAACCTTGCCCGATGATTTTAGTCAATTACCGTGTATTGGAAATACAGGTCAGCCAGGCAAGTATTGCCGACAGGATGCATATTCCCGAAATAGGGTTTAGCAAACAGCACTCTCAAGCAAAGCCCATTAAAGATGCCATGGTTTCAGCCGATAACTTAAAGACGTAGGATAGCTTCATTAAGATGTGTGATTGGCAGTAACAGTCCAATCGATCCGACCTGCTTTGGCCACACTCGGTTATTGGAAAATAGGTATCTATGTCGCTCAAAATAAAATTGTTGGCAACGGTGTTGTTGTTCCAGCTTGCCATCGTCATTCTTGCAATGAATCTGGGGCCGTCCATTCTGGGATGGGCAGTCTGCATTGGCGTGGCGACAATCTCGCTGGCGGTGTTATACGCGGTAATCAGGTTCAGCCTGTTTGCTCCGCTGGATAAACTGCGCACCACCATCCAGACAGTCAAAATGGAAGGAAACCTGGCACTGCGCCTGTCTGCCCCCAACGAAGTGACGGAGAGCACTGCAAAAACATTCAATGAGTTGCTGGATAATTTCCAGAGCATAGTCGGAAAAGTAATGTTCAATTCCAATCAGGTGGCTGCTTCTGCCCAGTCTCTGGAAGGCATGGCGCGCCAGGTAACAACCGGATCGCAAACCCAGGAGGATGCTGCGGAAGCGGCCAGTCAGGCCATTGAAGAAATGATAGGCAACATCCAGAGCATTGCAGAAAGCGCCCGTCTGGCTGCAGACAATGCGCGCGAATCGCGCGAACTTTCCAGCAACGGTGCCAGGATCGCCCAGAATGCAGCCAGTGAAATCGAGCGCATTGCCCAGGCATTCGAAGACTCGGCTATCTCGATCAACCATCTGGGCGAGCGCACCCAACTCATCAACGGCATCGCAAGTTCCATCAACGACATTGCCGAACAAACCAATCTCCTGGCACTGAATGCCGCCATCGAAGCCGCCCGCGCGGGGGAATACGGTCGCGGTTTTGCTGTCGTTGCAGACGAGGTACGTAAACTCGCGGAACGGACTTCGACCGCCACCAGGGAGATTGCTTCGGTGACTTCCAGCATAAAGACGGAAACAACTGCGACAATCAGCAAAGTCCAGTCCGGCACAGTTCTTTCTCGCGATGGTGCCGCTCTGGCACGCCAGGCAGCGGAAGCACTGACCCAAATCAACCACAGCTCCCAAGTCATGCTGGATGAGTCTGCTTCCATCGCCACGGCGATTACCGAGCAGACCGTAGCCAGCGAACTCGTCGGGAAGAAAATGCACAACATCCTGCAACTGGTCGAAAGCAACTCCGGCATCGTAGTGAAAATGATGGAACAAGCCACCCATCTCGACCATCTGGCAGTCAACCTGAAAGAACTCGACAACGTGTTCAAAATGGGAGAATCAGGTATCAAAGGACTGGAGACCCATGGCAAGGCTCCCGAGGTGGTCCAGGCTGCTGCACACGCCATTGAAAAGGCACTGGAACAGGCAATTGCATCTGGACGGATCAGCGAAGCCGATCTGTTCGATGAAAACTACCAGCGAATTCCCAATGTTGAGCCGCCAAAGTTCCATACGCGCTTCGACAAACTGACCGACGATCTGTTTCCCTCTATTCAGGAGCCGCTGCTCCAGCAATACCCGGAATTCGTGTATGCCGGCGCTGTCGACAGGAACGGATACTTCCCGACGCACAACAGAAAATTCTCGGCGGAGCCAACGGGTGACATCAAGAAGGACACGCTGCACTCCCGCAGCAAACGCATCTTTAATGACCCCGTCGGCAAACGTTGCGGCAACCACAACCGGCCCTTCCTGATCCAGACCTACCGCCGCGACACCGGAGAGGTAGTACACGACATATCGAGCCCGATCTTCGTACGCGGAAAGCAATGGGGCGGGTTCCGCATCGGATACAAGGCCTGAGTCGGCGCGATCCAGAGTAACTGTTTGTGTGCGTGAATCAGAAGCACTTGGGCAAATATCGACCCGAAACCCGTGCTCCGGCAACGTGATATTTCTCCACTCATTGCATCGTGGAGCTGATTGCCTTCAACCCGGATTTTCGATTATTGAGAACCGTATCAGTAACGATCGGCGCCATGACGCATAGAAACGCTAATTTGTGATCCCACATATTTTCACCGGATCGAACCTGTCAATCTTGCTGGAGACAGCACCATGACCAGCCCGAACATCGTGGCCAACGAAGTGGCAACAGATTTCCGGTTGGATATCGGCCTTGACCGCCTTATAGGTCCACCAGTTTTATAGCCCTATTTAAAAGTGGCTTCATGCTGGATAACAAGCCTGAGATTCACATGTAGTCCCGCACCAGATATGGCGGCGTATCCTGCTTGACTTCCTTACCTGCCTATGGGAACTTCACCGGTTAACGGGGACGCTAGATCGGCCCGGGGAACATAAAAATAACGTTAATATTCAAAATAAAAAGGGGGAAAGATGAAATCCGTCATCATCGCCAGCATGACCGCAGCAGGAATGGCAATTGCAGCCAACGCAATGGCGACCGACATGCCTCCTCTGGCCAAAAAGAACAACTGCGTGGCTTGTCACTCGGTCGACAAAAAGATTGTCGGGCCGGCCTGGATGGATGTTTCAAAAAAATACAGGAACGCGACCACTTATACCTACAAGGGAAATGAATATCCCCTGCAGGAAGGATTGATCATGAAAGTTTCCAGAGGAGGCTCGGGCAACTGGGGCTCGGTACCCATGCCCGGCAACGCTCCAGCGGTGAAAGATGCCGACATCAGGGAACTGGTCCAGTTTGTATTAAGTCTGGCGAAGTAGGAACAGCCTGCAATTTATCGGGCTATCCGATCGTTGCGTGCAAGTCATTCCCATTTGAATACATACGCGCCGATCGCGATAAAAATCACGCTTGTCAGTGCGAGCACCCAGACATGAGGCATCACCTGGGACAGGGTAGCGCCTTCGTTCATGATGGCGCGTGCAGCCGAGATCACATGGGTCAGCGGAAAGATCAGCGCCAGCTTTTGTACCCAGACTTGTGCGCCTTCCAGTGAAAACCACGCGCCCGACAGCAACATCATCGGCCAGGTCACGATATTGAGCATGCCGCCTGCCAGTTCCTCGCTGGCAGTATGTGCCGCGATGAGTAAACCGATGGAGATCATGCTCATTGCACCCAAAGTTGTCACGAACAACAGCGTCCAATAGGATCCCTGCATATTGAATCCAATGAAGAGATTGCAGCCGGTATACACAATCGTGGTGATCACCATGATCAACAGCAAACGCGAGACCAGTTGTGCAAACAAAAATTGGAAAGCGCCCAGCGGCGTCGCCTTCAGTCGCTTGAGGAAACCATTTTTGCGGTAGCGCACGATCACAAAACCGACGCCAAACAGGCAGGCAAACATCATGTTCATGCCGAGAATGCCGGGCAGGAACCAGTCGACATAGCGTATCTCTGCCCCTTCAACAATCTGCCGCTCGAACCGGTTCCCCTCTGTCCCCCATATGATGCGCTCCAGCAGGTAACCATTGGGCGAACTTGAATTGATCCAGTATTTCGGCGCACCGCTGACATCGATCAGCATATCCATTTGATGGTGTTTCACCTTGCCAATGGCCGTGTCGAGGTCATCGTACGGGATGAACTGGATGTGTTTGGTCGATTGCAGTGCGGGAGCAATGCTGTGCAACTTTTCGTTACCTCCAACGATGCCGATCTTGTAGATTTCCTTGTTGCTGCTGGAAAATGTGAATGCCAGACCGATCACCAGCAAAAACGGCATCGCGAGATTCCATGCCAAAGCCGAGCGATCGCGCAGAAACTCCATGTTACGGGCATGCAATACGGCCAGGAATTTTTTCATGGGTTCAGCTTCTTTCCGGTCACATTGATAAACAGATCTTCCAGGGTCCAGGCGCGAATGCGCAAGCGATCCAGATTAATGCCATTTTCCATCAACTGCTGCAGGGTATGGTGCAGGCGATTGGTCCTGATTTCCAGCAGATCTCCCGCCTGTACCGCATTCAGTCCAAGTTCTGCGAGTCTGCCAACCGAATCATCATTGGGTATTTGCAACACCACATCGCCGAAATGCTCGGACAGCAACTGTGCCGGAGTGCCCTGGGAGACGATCCGTCCCTTGTCCATGATGGCGATCTCGTCGCACAGTGCATACGCCTCTTCCATATAGTGCGTGGTCAACACGATGGTCTTCGCGCGGGACTTGACCAGCTTGACCAGGTCCCAGAAATTGCGTCTGGCCTGCGGATCCAGTCCAGTCGTGGGTTCATCCAGGAAGATCAAGTCCGGATCGTTGATCAGCGCCAAAGCAAGCAACAAACGCTGGCGCTGACCGCCGGAAATCTTGCGCGTATCGCGCTCCAGAATATCCGCCAGCGAACACAGCTCGACCAACTCCGGTATGGGCATGGTTTGCTGATAGAGTTGTTCAAACAACTCCAGCGTTTCACGTACGGTCAGAAACTCCTGCAACGCAGTGTGCTGGAACTGGATGCCCACCTCTTCGCGATAGCGAGCTCCCAGCGGCTCACCCTTGTATAGCACCGAACCGCTTGTCGGGGAATGAATACCTTCCAGTATCTCGATGGTCGTGGTCTTGCCTGCTCCGTTGGGACCTAGCAGTCCGAAGCAAATCCCCCTGGGAATCGACAGATTGATACCGTCAACGGCCCGAACGCCGGGGTATTGCTTGACCAGGTTTGCGGCAGTGATTATTGGAGATGTCATGTGTGAGCAATCTGTGTAGTAGCGGCTGTTGGCGCCAGAAATGCGTTAATCAGCCCCGCACTTTACAACGACTGAAGCCCGCTTCGAACAAGATTGTAAATCAAGGTTTTCGCTGTATCTTCGCAGAGCGGTTGGATTTATCCTGTTGCAAACGTGCCAGTTTTTCAGCCTTCTCGATTTTGATGGTCAGCGCTTTCTGCACCAATGCATAAAAATCGACCAGATTATGCCTTGGGAAATCATTCAGCTCGCCATAATCCTGGAAAAATTCCGCGATCCAGAGCGAATCCAGCTCAGACTTTCCAGTCTCCTGCAAATATTCTGTTGCGGCCATTTCAATATAATCGATTCTCCTGCCCATCGCTCCTCCGATGAATATCTACTGCAATGTACCGAACAGCATCTTGATGCCGATAATGTAAAGAAAGGCAGCGAAGATCTTCTTGAGCGTTTCCACCGGCAGCTTGTGGGCAGCCCTGGCCCCAAACGGGGCGAGCAGCACGCTGGCCACCACGAGACCGGCCAGGGAAGGAAGATGAACAAAGCCAAAGCACCAGTCCGGCAGGTCACTGGCAGACCAGCCGTTCAGCACATAGCCGACGGTTCCGGCAACCGCGATGGGAAATCCTATCGCGGCCGAAGTGCCGATGGCGTTGTGCATCTTGACGTTGCTCCAGGTCATGAAGGGTACGGACATGGCACCGCCGCCGATACCCACAAAGCTTGAGACAAAACCAATGAACCCGCCCGCCGCGATCATGCCGCCGGTACCCGGAAGCTGGCGCGCCGGCTTGGGCCTGATGTTGAGCAGCAACTGCGTTGCCACGTAGAACAGGAACACGATAAAGAAAGCCTTGAGCAGACCCGCGGGAATTTTCGCGGCAATGAACGTGCCAATCAGCGTGCCCAGCAGGATGCCCGGCGTGATGCTTTTCACGATGCCCCAGTTGACTGCTTTATGCTCGTGGTGAACACGCAAACTGGACACTG is a window of Sideroxydans sp. CL21 DNA encoding:
- a CDS encoding methyl-accepting chemotaxis protein — its product is MSLKIKLLATVLLFQLAIVILAMNLGPSILGWAVCIGVATISLAVLYAVIRFSLFAPLDKLRTTIQTVKMEGNLALRLSAPNEVTESTAKTFNELLDNFQSIVGKVMFNSNQVAASAQSLEGMARQVTTGSQTQEDAAEAASQAIEEMIGNIQSIAESARLAADNARESRELSSNGARIAQNAASEIERIAQAFEDSAISINHLGERTQLINGIASSINDIAEQTNLLALNAAIEAARAGEYGRGFAVVADEVRKLAERTSTATREIASVTSSIKTETTATISKVQSGTVLSRDGAALARQAAEALTQINHSSQVMLDESASIATAITEQTVASELVGKKMHNILQLVESNSGIVVKMMEQATHLDHLAVNLKELDNVFKMGESGIKGLETHGKAPEVVQAAAHAIEKALEQAIASGRISEADLFDENYQRIPNVEPPKFHTRFDKLTDDLFPSIQEPLLQQYPEFVYAGAVDRNGYFPTHNRKFSAEPTGDIKKDTLHSRSKRIFNDPVGKRCGNHNRPFLIQTYRRDTGEVVHDISSPIFVRGKQWGGFRIGYKA
- a CDS encoding c-type cytochrome, whose amino-acid sequence is MKSVIIASMTAAGMAIAANAMATDMPPLAKKNNCVACHSVDKKIVGPAWMDVSKKYRNATTYTYKGNEYPLQEGLIMKVSRGGSGNWGSVPMPGNAPAVKDADIRELVQFVLSLAK
- a CDS encoding ABC transporter permease, whose translation is MKKFLAVLHARNMEFLRDRSALAWNLAMPFLLVIGLAFTFSSSNKEIYKIGIVGGNEKLHSIAPALQSTKHIQFIPYDDLDTAIGKVKHHQMDMLIDVSGAPKYWINSSSPNGYLLERIIWGTEGNRFERQIVEGAEIRYVDWFLPGILGMNMMFACLFGVGFVIVRYRKNGFLKRLKATPLGAFQFLFAQLVSRLLLIMVITTIVYTGCNLFIGFNMQGSYWTLLFVTTLGAMSMISIGLLIAAHTASEELAGGMLNIVTWPMMLLSGAWFSLEGAQVWVQKLALIFPLTHVISAARAIMNEGATLSQVMPHVWVLALTSVIFIAIGAYVFKWE
- a CDS encoding ABC transporter ATP-binding protein yields the protein MTSPIITAANLVKQYPGVRAVDGINLSIPRGICFGLLGPNGAGKTTTIEILEGIHSPTSGSVLYKGEPLGARYREEVGIQFQHTALQEFLTVRETLELFEQLYQQTMPIPELVELCSLADILERDTRKISGGQRQRLLLALALINDPDLIFLDEPTTGLDPQARRNFWDLVKLVKSRAKTIVLTTHYMEEAYALCDEIAIMDKGRIVSQGTPAQLLSEHFGDVVLQIPNDDSVGRLAELGLNAVQAGDLLEIRTNRLHHTLQQLMENGINLDRLRIRAWTLEDLFINVTGKKLNP
- a CDS encoding sulfite exporter TauE/SafE family protein is translated as MISWEFILLYIAAGSIAGFLAGLLGVGGGVVIIPILMFIFAAQHFPADHMIHIAVGTSLASIMFTSVSSLRVHHEHKAVNWGIVKSITPGILLGTLIGTFIAAKIPAGLLKAFFIVFLFYVATQLLLNIRPKPARQLPGTGGMIAAGGFIGFVSSFVGIGGGAMSVPFMTWSNVKMHNAIGTSAAIGFPIAVAGTVGYVLNGWSASDLPDWCFGFVHLPSLAGLVVASVLLAPFGARAAHKLPVETLKKIFAAFLYIIGIKMLFGTLQ